One genomic segment of Oncorhynchus gorbuscha isolate QuinsamMale2020 ecotype Even-year unplaced genomic scaffold, OgorEven_v1.0 Un_scaffold_1010, whole genome shotgun sequence includes these proteins:
- the LOC124020985 gene encoding lipid droplet assembly factor 1-like isoform X1 — protein MQCNNVTTIPKGLLQLRDSLSSMMDSLYKDPKVAELMNTSMGQYLNDHPFLALAVLVFGSMATVPIGIFLTFATVTFIGATVGFVLLEVFLLSLGGVSLLCVLSALAILSILVSLVLGACYITSYNVINFYYSQRVSRYRVTRLEPATNITVMEEDGCVQLNLMNKNSFLDIQLKSEGYINLEKKMKKPMGSRRFKELQRQ, from the exons ATGCAGTGCAACAATGTGACAACTATCCCCAAAGGGCTACTGCAGCTTCGAGACAGTTTGAGTAGCATGATGGACAGCCTGTACAAAGACCCCAAG gTGGCAGAGCTGATGAACACATCAATGGGGCAGTACCTCAATGACCACCCATTCTTAGCCCTGGCTGTGTTGGTATTTGGCTCCATGGCCACTGTACCCATTGGGATTTTCCTGACCTTTGCCACTGTTACATTCATTGGTGCCACTGTGGGTTTCGTTTTATTGGAGG tgtTTCTGCTATCCCTAGGAGGGGTCAGTCTGCTGTGTGTGCTCTCTGCTCTGGCCATCCTCTCCATCCTGGTCTCCTTGGTCCTTGGTGCCTGTTACATTACCTCTTACAATGTGATCAACTTCTACTACAGCCAGCG TGTCAGTAGGTACCGAGTCACTAGGTTGGAGCCTGCGACAAATATAACAGTCATGGAAGAAGATGGGTGTGTTCAACTTAACTTGATGAACAAAAACTCCTTTctagacatacagttgaagtcggaaggttacataaacttag agaagaagatgaagaagccTATGGGAAGCCGGAGGTTTAAGGAGCTGCAGCGTCAGTGA
- the LOC124020985 gene encoding lipid droplet assembly factor 1-like isoform X2, with product MQCNNVTTIPKGLLQLRDSLSSMMDSLYKDPKVAELMNTSMGQYLNDHPFLALAVLVFGSMATVPIGIFLTFATVTFIGATVGFVLLEVFLLSLGGVSLLCVLSALAILSILVSLVLGACYITSYNVINFYYSQRVSRYRVTRLEPATNITVMEEDGEEDEEAYGKPEV from the exons ATGCAGTGCAACAATGTGACAACTATCCCCAAAGGGCTACTGCAGCTTCGAGACAGTTTGAGTAGCATGATGGACAGCCTGTACAAAGACCCCAAG gTGGCAGAGCTGATGAACACATCAATGGGGCAGTACCTCAATGACCACCCATTCTTAGCCCTGGCTGTGTTGGTATTTGGCTCCATGGCCACTGTACCCATTGGGATTTTCCTGACCTTTGCCACTGTTACATTCATTGGTGCCACTGTGGGTTTCGTTTTATTGGAGG tgtTTCTGCTATCCCTAGGAGGGGTCAGTCTGCTGTGTGTGCTCTCTGCTCTGGCCATCCTCTCCATCCTGGTCTCCTTGGTCCTTGGTGCCTGTTACATTACCTCTTACAATGTGATCAACTTCTACTACAGCCAGCG TGTCAGTAGGTACCGAGTCACTAGGTTGGAGCCTGCGACAAATATAACAGTCATGGAAGAAGATGG agaagaagatgaagaagccTATGGGAAGCCGGAGGTTTAA